Proteins from one Pelorhabdus rhamnosifermentans genomic window:
- a CDS encoding acyl-CoA dehydrogenase family protein, with product MFFKTMEQHENLRAKIRKFAEEEVKPIAFMLDQENKFPSEAIKKLADMGVMGLPYPKEYGGSGLDIISYAIAVEELSRVDGGTGVILSAHTSLGTYPIAAYGTKAQKQKYLVPLAKGEKLGAFGLTEENAGSDASGTETTAVLEGDYYILNGGKIFITNGGEADINIVFAVTTPDIGTHGISAFIVEKGWEGFSFGQHYDKMGIRSSATAELIFNDVKVPKENLLGNEGDGFKIAMATLDGGRIGIAAQALGIAQGAYEHALEYSKERIQFGKPICQQQVIAFKLADMATKLRAARLLIYSAAELKENHEHYSMEAAMAKQYASDVCLEIVNDALQIFGGSGYLKGMEVERAYRDAKICTIYEGTNEIQRIVIAASIIGKMPKNEHVGKVSQHGPATGYRKKVIFNSGTPEERVDALVKALKADAYDFTVGIPLDTPISKAERVVSVGQGIGEKENMQLIEDLAVQAGAAIGSSRPVAETLRYVPINRYVGMSGQKFKGNLYIACGISGAGQHLKGIKDASTIVAININANAKIFKNADYGIVGDLMEILPLLTAALDNGEPKKEAPPMKKIKRTVPKNVVSWKYYVCNGCGYEYDPSVGDPEGEVIPGTSFENLPEEWTCPTCGEEKDMFIEV from the coding sequence ATGTTTTTTAAGACTATGGAACAACATGAAAATTTGAGGGCAAAAATCAGAAAGTTTGCTGAAGAGGAAGTTAAACCTATTGCATTTATGTTGGATCAGGAAAATAAATTTCCTTCTGAGGCAATTAAAAAGCTAGCAGATATGGGTGTGATGGGGCTTCCATATCCAAAAGAGTACGGTGGATCAGGCTTGGATATCATCAGCTATGCAATCGCCGTTGAGGAATTATCAAGAGTGGATGGTGGTACAGGCGTAATACTTTCCGCACATACATCTTTAGGCACCTATCCAATTGCTGCTTATGGGACAAAGGCGCAGAAACAAAAATACTTGGTTCCGTTGGCAAAGGGAGAAAAACTCGGCGCATTCGGGCTAACTGAGGAAAATGCCGGAAGTGACGCTAGTGGTACTGAGACTACTGCTGTCTTAGAAGGCGATTATTACATTTTGAATGGTGGAAAAATTTTTATCACCAATGGCGGTGAGGCTGATATCAACATTGTTTTTGCCGTTACTACACCAGATATAGGTACTCATGGCATCAGTGCATTTATTGTGGAGAAGGGCTGGGAAGGCTTTAGTTTCGGACAACATTACGACAAGATGGGTATTCGTTCTTCTGCCACTGCAGAGCTTATTTTTAACGATGTGAAAGTCCCTAAGGAAAATTTATTAGGTAACGAGGGCGATGGTTTCAAGATTGCTATGGCAACTTTGGATGGTGGTCGTATTGGTATTGCGGCCCAGGCTCTTGGTATCGCGCAAGGTGCTTATGAGCATGCACTGGAGTATTCAAAAGAGAGAATTCAATTTGGTAAACCTATCTGTCAGCAACAGGTCATCGCTTTTAAGTTGGCCGATATGGCGACAAAACTTAGAGCAGCTAGATTACTTATTTATAGTGCAGCAGAGCTAAAAGAAAATCATGAGCATTACAGTATGGAAGCTGCTATGGCAAAACAATACGCTTCAGATGTTTGCCTTGAGATTGTCAACGATGCTCTTCAAATATTTGGCGGAAGCGGTTATTTGAAAGGTATGGAAGTTGAGCGTGCTTACAGAGATGCTAAGATTTGTACAATATATGAAGGGACTAATGAGATTCAACGTATTGTTATTGCTGCTAGTATCATCGGTAAGATGCCGAAAAACGAGCACGTAGGTAAAGTTTCTCAACATGGACCTGCCACAGGTTATCGTAAGAAAGTGATTTTCAATAGTGGAACTCCTGAAGAAAGAGTTGATGCGCTTGTGAAAGCGCTTAAGGCAGATGCCTATGATTTCACAGTTGGAATTCCTTTGGATACTCCCATAAGTAAAGCTGAAAGAGTGGTCAGTGTAGGTCAAGGCATAGGGGAAAAAGAAAATATGCAGCTTATAGAAGATTTGGCAGTTCAAGCCGGTGCAGCTATAGGATCTTCTCGTCCAGTAGCTGAAACCCTTAGATATGTACCAATCAATCGTTATGTTGGTATGTCAGGTCAAAAATTCAAAGGAAATCTTTACATTGCCTGCGGTATTTCAGGTGCAGGTCAACATTTAAAAGGGATAAAGGATGCTTCTACAATTGTAGCTATAAATATCAATGCGAATGCGAAAATTTTTAAGAATGCAGACTACGGTATTGTTGGCGATTTAATGGAAATATTGCCATTGCTTACTGCCGCTTTAGACAACGGGGAACCTAAGAAAGAGGCTCCGCCAATGAAAAAGATAAAGAGAACCGTTCCGAAGAATGTTGTGAGTTGGAAATATTACGTATGTAACGGATGCGGTTATGAATATGATCCTAGCGTGGGTGATCCCGAGGGTGAAGTAATTCCGGGGACTTCCTTTGAAAATCTTCCTGAAGAGTGGACCTGTCCTACTTGTGGTGAAGAAAAAGATATGTTTATAGAAGTCTGA